A single Populus nigra chromosome 13, ddPopNigr1.1, whole genome shotgun sequence DNA region contains:
- the LOC133670678 gene encoding plasmodesmata-located protein 7-like: MGRTTSSTLLLTFTFLFSLSSLPSPSLSDSTDAFVVGGCTQEKYVQDSPYESNLNSLLTSLVNSATYSSYNNYTIMGSSTQDVVYGLYQCRGDLSMPDCATCVSRAVSQLGVLCAQTCGGALQLQGCYVKYDNTTFLGVEDKTVVLKKCGPSVGYDTDAMNLRDAVLGSLAGTSGLYRVGGSGNVQGVAQCVGDLSVEECQDCLSEAIGRLKSDCGTADYGDMFLAKCYARYTTGGPHAYSKAHSDKYTNDGEKTFAIIIGILAGVALVIIFLAFLGKVFGGNGK; encoded by the exons ATGGGAAGAACAACGAGTTCAACACTACTCTTAACCTTCACGTTCCTCTTCTCTTTGTCATCTCTCCCTAGCCcttcactttcagattcaacAGACGCATTTGTCGTTGGAGGCTGTactcaagaaaaatatgtacaaGACTCGCCTTATGAGTCCAACCTTAATTCTCTCCTTACTTCTCTTGTCAACTCAGCCACTTACTCTTCTTACAACAACTATACCATCATGGGCTCAAGCACACAAGATGTTGTTTATGGTCTTTACCAGTGCCGCGGTGACCTGTCAATGCCGGATTGTGCCACGTGTGTCTCTCGAGCAGTGAGTCAACTCGGTGTCCTATGTGCTCAGACCTGTGGTGGAGCACTGCAGCTACAAGGATGTTATGTGAAGTATGATAACACGACGTTTTTGGGTGTGGAAGATAAGACTGTGGTGTTGAAGAAATGTGGACCTTCGGTTGGGTACGATACGGATGCTATGAACCTTAGGGATGCAGTGTTAGGGAGCTTGGCTGGGACAAGTGGGCTTTACCGGGTTGGTGGGTCGGGTAATGTCCAGGGGGTGGCTCAATGTGTCGGTGACCTGAGCGTCGAAGAATGCCAGGATTGTTTGTCGGAGGCGATCGGACGGCTGAAATCAGACTGCGGCACTGCGGATTACGGTGATATGTTCTTGGCTAAGTGCTATGCTAGGTACACCACCGGTGGGCCTCATGCTTATTCCAAGGCTCATAGTG ATAAATATACCAATGATGGTGAGAAGACGTTTGCAATTATTATTGGAATATTGGCTGGAGTGGCATTggtcatcatttttcttgctttccTGGGAAAGGTGTTTGGAGGAAATG GAAAATAA